The Romeriopsis navalis LEGE 11480 genome contains a region encoding:
- a CDS encoding phytoene desaturase family protein produces MSQLVAIVGLGPGGLATALRLLGQGCEVEIFEAADRVGGRMRGLQDGAYHFDTGPTILQMPQLYEDLFASAGLNRADYIEFQRVDPYTRLRFWDDTWLDLTTDRDALKQQIGEWRSDLPEAFDQWVKRLERMYELGYEPYLSQPARSLLGYARLDEIPAFLSFKPWESLYQHFWKAFGDDRLVYALSYPAKYLGMHPTLSASVFSLIPYLELAYGVWHPKGGFRALAQALGRAIEDKGGKIHLNSPVRQVLLKGDKAVGIELEDGRQIAADAVVVNADFAQAVQSIVPESHRGKYTKAFFDKKQFSCSTFMLHLGLDKQYDVPHHQIYLSEHVRRKDKPFVDDSALDETDPPFYVCYPGATETSAAPAGHSTLYVLVPIPHTGHGVNWSEQQQSYRDFVVQQLALLGFEDLEQHIVTESLHTADTWQDDYFVHLGAVFNLSHTWLQMGPMRPPIRSEKVESLYWVGGAVHPGSGLMTILEAAKNTAKFVAADLTGC; encoded by the coding sequence ATGAGCCAGCTTGTAGCAATTGTTGGTTTGGGGCCAGGTGGTTTGGCGACTGCGCTACGATTGCTAGGACAAGGTTGTGAGGTAGAGATATTTGAAGCTGCCGATCGCGTAGGTGGTCGAATGCGGGGTTTGCAGGATGGGGCTTATCACTTCGATACGGGGCCAACGATTTTGCAGATGCCGCAGTTGTATGAGGATTTGTTTGCCAGTGCGGGGTTGAACCGGGCGGATTATATTGAGTTTCAGCGGGTTGATCCTTATACGCGGCTGCGGTTTTGGGATGATACTTGGTTGGATTTGACGACCGATCGAGATGCACTGAAGCAGCAGATTGGGGAATGGCGATCGGACCTGCCGGAGGCATTTGATCAATGGGTAAAGCGGCTGGAGCGGATGTATGAGCTGGGGTATGAGCCGTATTTGAGTCAACCGGCGCGATCGCTCTTGGGATATGCCCGACTTGATGAGATTCCGGCGTTCTTGAGCTTTAAGCCTTGGGAATCGTTGTATCAGCATTTCTGGAAAGCGTTTGGGGACGATCGATTAGTGTATGCCTTGAGCTATCCAGCGAAATATTTAGGGATGCATCCGACCTTGAGTGCGAGTGTGTTTAGTCTGATTCCCTATCTAGAGTTGGCCTATGGTGTATGGCATCCAAAGGGGGGATTTCGCGCATTAGCCCAGGCATTGGGACGGGCGATCGAGGATAAGGGTGGCAAGATTCATCTGAATTCCCCGGTGCGTCAGGTCTTGCTGAAAGGAGACAAGGCCGTTGGGATTGAGCTAGAAGATGGTCGGCAGATTGCGGCGGATGCAGTGGTGGTGAATGCTGACTTTGCTCAGGCGGTGCAGTCGATCGTGCCCGAGTCCCATCGCGGGAAATACACCAAGGCATTTTTTGATAAAAAGCAGTTTTCCTGCTCCACATTCATGCTGCATCTCGGTTTAGACAAGCAGTATGATGTGCCGCACCATCAGATTTATCTGTCAGAACATGTGCGGCGCAAGGATAAACCATTTGTCGACGATTCCGCATTAGATGAGACTGATCCGCCATTCTATGTTTGCTATCCCGGCGCAACAGAGACTTCCGCCGCACCAGCGGGCCATTCAACCCTCTATGTTTTGGTACCGATTCCCCATACAGGCCATGGGGTGAATTGGTCCGAGCAGCAGCAGTCATACCGAGATTTTGTCGTGCAGCAATTGGCCTTGCTAGGCTTTGAAGACTTAGAGCAGCATATTGTGACGGAGTCGTTACATACAGCCGATACCTGGCAGGACGACTACTTTGTGCATCTCGGTGCAGTATTTAATCTGAGTCATACATGGTTGCAGATGGGGCCAATGCGTCCACCAATTCGATCGGAAAAAGTAGAGAGTTTATATTGGGTTGGCGGAGCCGTGCATCCCGGAAGTGGTCTTATGACAATTTTGGAGGCCGCAAAAAATACCGCAAAGTTTGTCGCAGCCGATTTGACGGGGTGTTGA
- a CDS encoding efflux RND transporter permease subunit — MSPLSSPPTPPTSHAAHHIPDPSQASPLAQFFFLKTVFAILLSLLLIVGGFMGISTMVKEGDPDINVAIANIQTNWGGADPETIENQVTDKLEKELKSMKGLKEMNSASFDGSSIISVEFEAEAPISESLALVRAEVDEAKPDLASKADEPKVEQVSTQDTPVLTVGLYGDIDLAVLSKVSKDIQETLETVPNVRKVDLSGNREEVIHVQLIPARMTTMGVSATQVADAIQQGNQDFPWDQIESDEIGTQLRYYGRFRSLEELRNLPVTRLGEDVGSRVVRLQEVAAVRRDLEREKNRAFLSSAQGNFQTFVNLDLVKVAGSDTVKVIEDAIAALDAAKQNPNLWPYGLDYRVISTDADAISKDLLNVFTNAWQGVLGVFIVLLFALTWREALVAGLAIPLTFLGALAILFLCGFTLNTMVQVGMILALGLLVDVFILMMEGMHDGIFVEGLTFDQAALKTVSTYAVPAFSGQLTTILALAPLMAISGTMGKFIRLIPISAIVCLVLSYFIALFVAIPMSRLLLGNLQVKGEKSRIDRLTEIAAAKFHDWSLAVTIRNKAIAKVWVFGVLALFVTSTILVGTVPGSLFPDSDGRKLSVNIELPSTTTLDTSQKVADDIGETLRNKTYLESVVKLVGQRSRLVQESGIKPSGGNYLVGFSAIFTPFSDRAKPSYDYVDDLRNELNAAIRQYPGASLVVNKEATGTGGDPIQIKLIGTDMSQLRRISGEVQLALRQTAGAVDVRDDLGALRPDLKLRPRRESINFHGLSSDDLALQGRYLLTDNDIGDFPIGGGEEDLEIRLSTRWASRAGGVGGPTRRDELLSMPVFTKNGETVAGSQVLEVEVGEAPLSITHNSAQRTVTVLAKNKDRTVGEIVADIEPKIVSMKRKWESGYDYKFGGELETQGETFSSAGQMAVVALFLVFAVLVIQFSSFTQPFIIMLAIPFAFIGTFLGFFAFQIPISFPAVIGIIALTGIVVNDAIVMIETMNSHREKGMQVREAAARGAADRLRPILTTSITTIVGVIPLALSDPTWFPLASAIGFGLVASTLIALLVIPGLYLLLTPNQAKTKATP; from the coding sequence ATCTTCACCACCTACGCCGCCAACATCCCATGCGGCACATCATATTCCTGACCCAAGCCAGGCGTCGCCTTTGGCCCAGTTCTTTTTTCTCAAAACCGTATTTGCCATTCTCCTATCGCTGTTGCTGATTGTCGGCGGGTTCATGGGGATCTCAACGATGGTCAAGGAAGGTGATCCTGATATTAATGTGGCGATCGCCAATATCCAGACCAATTGGGGCGGGGCTGACCCAGAGACGATCGAAAACCAGGTCACTGACAAGCTTGAGAAAGAACTTAAGTCAATGAAGGGTCTGAAAGAGATGAATAGTGCCTCTTTCGATGGTTCTTCGATTATCTCAGTGGAGTTTGAGGCCGAAGCCCCGATCAGTGAATCCTTAGCTTTAGTCCGGGCTGAGGTCGATGAAGCTAAACCAGATCTGGCGAGTAAGGCCGATGAGCCCAAGGTCGAACAAGTCTCAACCCAGGATACGCCGGTACTGACAGTCGGGTTGTATGGCGATATTGATTTGGCTGTCCTTAGTAAAGTCTCGAAAGACATTCAAGAAACCTTAGAAACGGTGCCAAATGTCCGTAAAGTGGACCTCAGTGGGAATCGTGAGGAAGTGATTCATGTCCAGTTGATTCCGGCACGCATGACCACGATGGGGGTATCAGCCACCCAGGTGGCCGATGCGATTCAGCAGGGCAATCAGGATTTTCCTTGGGATCAGATTGAGAGTGATGAGATTGGAACACAGCTGCGATACTACGGTCGGTTTCGAAGCCTTGAGGAGTTACGCAACTTACCCGTCACACGCTTAGGTGAAGATGTAGGTAGTCGGGTTGTCCGATTACAAGAAGTTGCGGCAGTCCGGCGAGATTTAGAGCGGGAAAAGAACCGGGCATTTTTAAGTTCGGCCCAAGGCAATTTTCAAACGTTTGTGAATCTTGATCTAGTCAAGGTTGCAGGCTCCGATACGGTGAAGGTGATTGAGGATGCGATCGCTGCGCTGGATGCGGCCAAACAAAATCCAAATCTCTGGCCCTACGGCTTAGACTATCGCGTGATTAGCACCGATGCCGACGCGATTAGTAAAGACCTCCTCAATGTGTTTACGAATGCCTGGCAAGGTGTTTTAGGCGTATTTATTGTCTTATTATTTGCCTTAACTTGGCGCGAAGCATTAGTGGCTGGTTTAGCGATTCCGCTGACCTTCTTAGGCGCATTAGCAATCTTATTTCTCTGCGGCTTCACCCTCAATACGATGGTTCAGGTCGGGATGATTTTGGCCTTGGGGCTACTTGTTGACGTATTCATTCTGATGATGGAGGGGATGCATGACGGGATTTTTGTCGAGGGGCTAACTTTTGATCAAGCCGCGCTCAAAACAGTGAGCACCTATGCCGTTCCCGCTTTTTCGGGACAGCTCACCACGATTTTGGCCTTAGCGCCCTTGATGGCAATTAGCGGCACCATGGGCAAATTTATCCGGTTGATTCCGATTAGCGCGATCGTCTGTTTAGTGTTGAGTTATTTCATTGCCCTATTTGTGGCGATTCCAATGTCGCGGTTGCTCTTGGGCAATTTACAGGTGAAAGGGGAGAAAAGCCGGATCGATCGCCTGACGGAAATTGCAGCAGCCAAATTCCATGACTGGAGCTTAGCCGTCACAATTCGGAATAAGGCGATCGCGAAAGTTTGGGTATTTGGGGTGCTGGCGCTATTCGTCACCTCAACCATATTAGTTGGCACTGTTCCAGGGTCACTATTCCCAGATAGTGATGGTCGGAAATTGAGTGTGAATATTGAACTCCCCTCAACAACAACGCTGGATACATCGCAGAAAGTAGCAGATGACATTGGGGAGACATTGCGCAATAAAACCTATTTGGAGAGTGTGGTTAAATTGGTCGGACAGCGCAGTCGATTAGTTCAAGAAAGTGGGATTAAACCTAGCGGCGGCAATTATCTTGTCGGCTTTTCCGCAATTTTCACGCCGTTTTCCGATCGAGCCAAGCCATCGTATGACTATGTGGACGACCTCCGCAACGAACTCAACGCAGCAATTAGGCAATATCCTGGGGCTTCCCTGGTGGTAAATAAAGAAGCCACTGGAACCGGCGGCGATCCAATTCAAATTAAGCTAATTGGCACTGATATGAGTCAACTCCGTCGGATTTCTGGGGAAGTGCAATTGGCCCTCAGACAAACCGCCGGTGCGGTCGATGTGCGAGATGACCTCGGGGCTTTACGGCCGGATTTAAAACTCCGACCACGGCGGGAATCGATTAATTTTCATGGATTATCCTCGGATGATCTTGCGCTACAGGGACGCTATTTACTCACGGATAATGACATCGGCGACTTCCCGATCGGTGGCGGTGAGGAAGATCTAGAAATTCGCTTGAGTACTCGATGGGCTTCACGCGCTGGTGGCGTTGGCGGACCAACAAGACGCGACGAATTACTCAGTATGCCTGTGTTTACCAAAAATGGTGAAACCGTGGCTGGCAGCCAGGTTTTAGAGGTGGAAGTGGGTGAGGCACCCTTATCCATTACCCATAACAGCGCCCAACGCACGGTCACGGTATTAGCCAAGAACAAAGATCGCACCGTTGGCGAGATTGTGGCTGACATCGAACCGAAAATAGTCAGCATGAAGCGAAAGTGGGAATCAGGCTATGACTACAAATTTGGTGGAGAATTAGAAACCCAAGGGGAGACATTTTCTTCTGCCGGACAAATGGCCGTTGTGGCATTATTTTTAGTCTTTGCAGTGTTGGTGATTCAATTCAGCTCATTCACACAGCCATTCATCATTATGCTGGCGATACCGTTTGCATTTATCGGTACGTTTCTAGGCTTCTTCGCGTTCCAGATTCCCATCTCATTTCCAGCGGTGATTGGGATTATTGCTTTAACGGGAATTGTGGTCAATGATGCGATCGTGATGATTGAAACAATGAACAGTCATCGGGAAAAAGGCATGCAGGTAAGGGAAGCTGCTGCACGCGGGGCCGCCGATCGTCTCCGTCCCATTCTCACCACGAGTATCACGACGATAGTCGGCGTCATCCCGCTGGCCTTAAGTGATCCGACTTGGTTCCCCCTTGCGAGTGCGATCGGGTTTGGCTTAGTCGCTTCTACCCTGATTGCGTTGCTGGTGATTCCGGGTCTGTACTTGCTGCTCACACCAAACCAAGCGAAAACTAAAGCCACACCGTAG
- a CDS encoding Uma2 family endonuclease: MLDRYREIGVPEVWFWEDGTLALYRLRANRYEKIEQSELPGLSNLDLDVFKRCLLIGKTSAAKAMQEFNVYLTGVK; this comes from the coding sequence ATGCTAGATCGTTATCGGGAGATCGGGGTTCCGGAGGTTTGGTTTTGGGAGGATGGGACGTTGGCGTTGTATCGTCTGCGGGCAAATAGGTATGAGAAAATTGAGCAGAGTGAGTTGCCGGGGCTGAGCAATCTGGATTTGGATGTGTTCAAACGATGCTTATTAATTGGTAAAACCAGCGCGGCTAAGGCAATGCAGGAATTTAATGTTTATTTGACTGGAGTGAAGTAA
- a CDS encoding YwaF family protein yields the protein MTTLGMWPDSLHQFQPFSLTHLAIVVGLTIFWAVVVGLGVRWRGTQKLSWFERGFALFYLLQWLGFHGWWLLPGNFNVAGSLPLHICDIVALLMPFALVWRSRFLVAILYFWGIGLSLQGIITPDLGSGPLTVIFWIFWLHHTAIVGTAVYMLVVHRFRPRWKDLYWSVVAGLAYVAVVFPIDAAFGFNYGYLGERNPSQPTLIDVMGPWPWRVGVMAGLAGIVMGLLLLPWEVVRWWRHR from the coding sequence ATGACAACTCTAGGTATGTGGCCAGACTCGCTCCATCAGTTTCAGCCATTTTCGCTTACCCACTTAGCGATCGTGGTGGGTTTAACGATCTTTTGGGCGGTTGTGGTTGGCTTGGGTGTGCGGTGGCGCGGGACGCAGAAGCTGAGTTGGTTTGAGCGCGGGTTTGCTTTATTTTATTTGCTGCAATGGTTGGGGTTTCATGGGTGGTGGCTGTTGCCGGGAAATTTTAATGTGGCGGGGTCGTTGCCACTGCATATCTGTGACATTGTGGCTTTGCTGATGCCATTTGCGTTGGTGTGGCGATCGCGGTTTTTGGTGGCGATTTTATATTTCTGGGGGATTGGTCTGAGTTTGCAGGGGATTATTACGCCGGATTTGGGGTCGGGGCCGTTGACAGTGATCTTTTGGATTTTTTGGTTGCACCATACGGCGATCGTCGGAACAGCGGTGTATATGCTGGTGGTGCATCGGTTTCGGCCGAGGTGGAAGGATTTGTATTGGTCGGTGGTGGCGGGGTTGGCTTATGTGGCGGTGGTGTTTCCGATCGATGCGGCGTTTGGGTTTAACTATGGGTATTTGGGAGAACGTAATCCGAGTCAGCCGACATTGATTGATGTGATGGGACCGTGGCCGTGGCGAGTGGGTGTGATGGCAGGGTTAGCGGGGATTGTGATGGGGTTGTTGCTGTTGCCGTGGGAGGTGGTGCGGTGGTGGCGACACCGTTAG
- a CDS encoding L-threonylcarbamoyladenylate synthase — protein MAQIYSLHPVNPQQRTVDDIRDELRRGAVMLYPTDTVYAIGCDLNSKSAVQRVRQIKDMANEKPLTFLCPSLSDIAQYAKVDDGSYKLMRKLIPGPYTFVLPTTKLVPKLVMHPKRKTTGIRVPDHPISLALMEALGNPIISTSAYALALEEEFEAVHVADSRFELFDGFDSMVDVIIDSDVEPSGQMSTIVDMTGDDPEVIRRGQNWETVEDLL, from the coding sequence ATGGCCCAAATTTATTCGCTACATCCGGTTAATCCCCAACAACGTACAGTTGATGACATTCGGGATGAACTCAGGCGTGGAGCCGTTATGCTCTATCCCACGGATACGGTGTACGCGATCGGCTGTGACCTAAATTCAAAAAGTGCCGTGCAGCGAGTGCGCCAAATCAAGGACATGGCGAACGAGAAGCCGCTAACATTTTTATGTCCATCACTATCCGATATTGCCCAGTATGCCAAGGTCGATGATGGGTCGTACAAACTCATGCGCAAGCTGATCCCGGGGCCTTACACCTTCGTCTTACCAACAACAAAATTGGTGCCAAAGCTGGTCATGCATCCAAAGCGAAAAACAACCGGAATTCGTGTACCAGACCATCCAATTTCTTTAGCGTTAATGGAAGCATTAGGCAATCCAATTATTTCGACGAGTGCCTACGCATTGGCATTAGAAGAAGAGTTTGAAGCAGTCCATGTCGCCGATTCACGGTTTGAGCTATTTGATGGCTTTGACAGCATGGTGGACGTGATTATTGACAGCGATGTTGAGCCATCGGGGCAGATGTCAACGATCGTCGATATGACAGGCGATGATCCAGAAGTGATTCGACGCGGCCAAAACTGGGAGACAGTCGAAGATTTACTATAG